A section of the Desulfatiglans sp. genome encodes:
- a CDS encoding OmpA family protein, producing the protein MKRIINIISILTMIFLIPCITLAASDPNDRPGNKDPDLFSRMPGFHIYLSEILDFDRYEFATGAGKTEVVEGRSTLINYYANDGITPPSGLQVVRNYVNAAKAIGGKEVYGFEDGGTQYSIIQVVKDEMEVWVEVSGADNGMYNFRMIEKKLMKQDVVANAEAMSGSIKETGRVAVYGIYFDTGKAELKPESEPALKEIVKMLNMDTNLKVYVVGHTDNVGQFNYNVKLSQERAASVVNALTTKHSIASARLTPFGCGPVSPVASNKTDEGKAKNRRVELVAQ; encoded by the coding sequence ATGAAGCGCATAATAAATATCATCTCTATATTAACTATGATTTTTCTTATTCCCTGCATTACCCTGGCAGCGAGCGACCCCAATGATAGACCCGGCAACAAGGACCCTGACCTTTTTTCCCGCATGCCCGGGTTCCATATTTATCTTTCTGAAATATTAGATTTTGACCGGTATGAATTTGCAACAGGGGCAGGTAAAACCGAGGTAGTTGAGGGCCGAAGCACACTTATAAACTATTATGCAAATGATGGGATTACCCCGCCCAGCGGACTTCAGGTTGTTCGTAATTATGTTAATGCGGCCAAGGCTATAGGCGGGAAAGAGGTTTATGGCTTTGAAGACGGCGGCACCCAGTATTCGATCATCCAAGTGGTTAAGGATGAGATGGAGGTGTGGGTAGAGGTCTCCGGGGCTGATAATGGAATGTATAATTTCAGGATGATTGAAAAAAAGCTTATGAAGCAGGATGTGGTGGCAAACGCAGAGGCCATGTCCGGCAGTATCAAGGAGACAGGCAGGGTGGCGGTGTATGGGATCTACTTTGATACAGGCAAGGCAGAGCTTAAACCCGAATCAGAACCGGCCCTAAAAGAGATAGTAAAGATGCTCAATATGGACACAAACCTTAAGGTTTATGTTGTGGGCCACACAGATAATGTCGGGCAGTTTAATTACAATGTAAAACTCTCACAGGAGAGGGCAGCCTCAGTGGTAAATGCCCTTACCACTAAACACAGTATTGCCTCTGCAAGGCTTACTCCATTTGGGTGCGGCCCTGTATCGCCTGTGGCATCCAACAAGACAGATGAGGGCAAGGCCAAGAATCGCCGTGTAGAGCTTGTTGCGCAGTAA
- a CDS encoding tetratricopeptide repeat protein, which yields MINLGNLYIDMNRPDEARSLMQAARKQSPFSWDAAIGMAAYFHSINKPDKARAILDDENLDRPQTLMVAKKASKALEKTKDLPIDSPEELYKENIKTITAEPIATAADFMAQIDEEKAIEMRRFVERLPPQGSFKAPSIKKLTQYASLKAINSPQGESAVKDFADMLQRYSISSFASLGQDQMKMLERLGIDVDMNVDLNDVARHPEKYKNMKKKPNVKVDKSQIKEKMGDWKKEALAAKADMKKGDASGLADLVSQYDPSIAILQIDPYDYADPMNVIIQKHNFAVHNRKSNLYRGYLHSVNRRLHRVLNEILEQYRKKITEAKAIRDKQYEQFNAQKKAAGEKGNSAEWKLREHNIHVAYFNSCNNAAEVAFGSAANLTAINYTQKIKPTIEAYYYDVIRHVALISDPEVRQSIYSAMVYSLSIVGAAHSSFEYHDEWDCNCDIASLLQQREMEAEERRKEENDLLQANKAAKKVFDSGEIPESTPLFKKIDGYGFDFNYFFFKCRMSPARTTVKFNMKLPIPGSPEIFLSQPVSEFTGTGTYGQGIKLTLGAKQGGIQAGAYFDLSSSVTMDGQGVVQDYSVTAATGLRVSANNTSLSVGGQLTFGPGGEVRDSNFSAGVKQDFKNGFGGTASVSIEASTKQGCKYSGAVEQSIDEAVKSIKEAKKQEYGERLGGYYSVEDIYKKKLAWSGKFTK from the coding sequence ATGATCAACCTTGGAAACCTCTATATAGATATGAACAGGCCGGATGAGGCGCGCTCTTTAATGCAGGCAGCGCGCAAGCAGAGTCCATTTTCCTGGGATGCGGCTATTGGCATGGCTGCCTATTTTCATTCCATAAATAAACCTGACAAGGCGAGGGCCATACTGGATGATGAAAATCTGGACAGGCCTCAGACCCTTATGGTGGCAAAAAAGGCATCAAAGGCCCTTGAAAAGACAAAGGACCTGCCAATTGATTCTCCTGAAGAGTTATACAAAGAGAATATTAAGACCATTACCGCAGAGCCGATCGCCACTGCCGCTGATTTTATGGCACAGATAGATGAGGAAAAGGCTATTGAAATGCGCCGGTTTGTAGAACGCCTGCCCCCGCAGGGGAGCTTCAAAGCCCCATCTATCAAGAAGCTTACACAGTATGCATCGCTAAAGGCCATAAACAGCCCCCAGGGAGAGAGCGCTGTTAAGGATTTCGCAGATATGCTCCAGCGTTACTCCATCTCCTCATTTGCCTCGCTGGGTCAGGATCAGATGAAGATGCTTGAACGGCTTGGGATTGATGTTGACATGAATGTTGATCTTAACGATGTGGCAAGACACCCTGAAAAATATAAGAATATGAAGAAGAAACCAAATGTAAAGGTGGATAAGTCACAAATAAAGGAAAAGATGGGTGACTGGAAAAAAGAGGCACTGGCAGCAAAGGCTGATATGAAAAAGGGCGATGCGAGCGGCCTTGCAGATCTGGTTTCTCAGTATGACCCATCTATAGCGATCCTTCAGATTGATCCATATGATTATGCTGACCCTATGAATGTGATCATCCAGAAGCATAACTTTGCGGTGCATAACAGAAAGAGCAATCTCTATAGGGGATATCTCCATTCGGTAAACCGGCGTCTCCACCGCGTCCTTAATGAGATACTGGAACAATACCGGAAAAAGATCACAGAGGCAAAGGCGATCAGGGATAAACAGTATGAACAGTTTAATGCGCAGAAAAAGGCGGCAGGGGAAAAAGGGAACAGTGCGGAGTGGAAGCTGAGGGAGCATAATATCCATGTTGCCTATTTCAACTCCTGCAACAATGCAGCAGAGGTCGCATTCGGGTCAGCGGCAAACCTCACTGCTATTAACTACACGCAGAAGATAAAGCCTACCATAGAGGCATACTATTATGATGTTATCAGGCATGTTGCCCTTATAAGCGACCCTGAGGTGCGCCAGTCCATATATTCTGCCATGGTCTATTCACTGAGCATAGTGGGCGCAGCGCACAGCTCATTTGAGTACCATGATGAGTGGGACTGTAATTGTGACATAGCATCCCTGCTTCAACAGAGGGAGATGGAGGCAGAGGAGCGGAGGAAAGAGGAAAATGATCTGTTACAGGCCAACAAGGCAGCTAAAAAGGTATTTGACTCAGGAGAGATACCCGAATCAACCCCGCTATTTAAAAAGATAGACGGATATGGTTTTGATTTTAATTATTTCTTTTTCAAGTGCCGCATGTCGCCAGCGCGAACTACAGTAAAGTTCAATATGAAACTCCCCATACCCGGTTCACCGGAGATCTTTTTATCACAGCCAGTAAGCGAGTTTACAGGCACAGGCACCTATGGTCAGGGCATAAAGCTTACGCTTGGGGCCAAGCAGGGCGGGATACAGGCGGGCGCATATTTTGACCTGAGCTCGTCAGTTACCATGGACGGACAGGGGGTTGTGCAGGACTATTCTGTTACTGCTGCAACCGGGTTAAGGGTATCGGCAAATAACACCTCATTATCAGTAGGAGGTCAACTCACCTTTGGCCCAGGTGGAGAGGTCAGGGACTCCAATTTTTCAGCAGGTGTGAAACAGGATTTTAAGAATGGTTTTGGAGGTACTGCAAGTGTCTCAATTGAGGCATCAACAAAACAGGGCTGTAAGTATTCGGGTGCAGTGGAACAAAGCATTGATGAGGCAGTAAAATCCATAAAAGAGGCAAAGAAACAGGAGTATGGCGAAAGACTTGGAGGCTATTATTCTGTTGAGGATATATACAAAAAGAAATTGGCATGGTCAGGGAAGTTTACTAAATAG
- the queC gene encoding 7-cyano-7-deazaguanine synthase QueC → MTNMKKAVVLSSGGLDSTTVMAIAMSEGYSIYSLSFNYGQRHIFELESARRVSEFFRVKDHKVINIDLRTIGGSSLTADIDVPKGRAETDIAKDIPITYVPARNTIFLSYALAVAEVIECADIFIGVNSVDYSGYPDCRPEYIEAFEKMANLATKAGVEKKTILKIHTPLISMTKAEIIKRGNELGVDYSITHSCYDPSKKGLACGSCDSCIIRKRGFKEAGIPDPTRYMEI, encoded by the coding sequence ATGACAAACATGAAAAAGGCCGTTGTTTTATCAAGCGGCGGTCTTGATTCAACAACTGTAATGGCGATTGCCATGAGCGAGGGGTATTCCATATACAGCCTCTCCTTTAATTATGGGCAGCGCCATATATTTGAGCTGGAATCCGCACGCAGGGTTTCCGAGTTTTTCAGGGTGAAAGATCACAAGGTAATCAATATTGATCTGCGCACAATAGGAGGCTCATCCCTCACCGCTGATATTGATGTGCCCAAGGGCAGGGCAGAGACGGATATAGCAAAGGATATTCCCATCACCTATGTCCCTGCCAGAAACACCATCTTTTTATCCTATGCCCTTGCAGTGGCAGAGGTCATTGAATGCGCTGATATATTTATCGGCGTTAATTCTGTTGACTACAGCGGGTACCCTGACTGCCGGCCAGAGTATATAGAGGCATTTGAAAAGATGGCCAACCTTGCCACAAAGGCAGGGGTGGAAAAGAAAACAATACTTAAAATACACACACCCCTTATTAGCATGACAAAGGCGGAAATTATAAAGCGTGGAAATGAGCTGGGGGTGGATTACTCTATTACCCACAGTTGCTATGACCCCTCAAAAAAGGGGCTTGCATGCGGCTCATGCGACAGTTGCATCATAAGAAAAAGGGGTTTTAAAGAGGCAGGCATACCTGATCCTACGAGATACATGGAGATTTAA
- a CDS encoding MFS transporter, whose amino-acid sequence MKIKAMSSEGFYGWINLCVLFLFNMVSGSLLITFGIYLPFWVNDFAWSRGIVSGAQSANMIIIGVVAPLAGLFIMRFGGKKAIIIGNLINVCGLLLLAFYNEEWQLYVGYGLMVGTGFSLGGVLAMNTIINNWFKKKLSIAVGIATAATGVTGMIIAPLVLYLINSIGWRHTLLFMAAIVMLFCVILPALFVKNRPHDLGQVPDGSRNNGQVIKHDTSIGKKSYTTPVDFTVKEAFRTKTLWLLIGFYTFQYMIMNWFVTHQVTYMFDIGISSGLSGISIGVMSTAMTIAQITAGMLAVRINMQYITLGSITTLIAGLIIAPYASSFTIVLVYSILFGVGFGVNCLVLVNMIPKYYGTSEYPKIMGYITPFNTIIGGVSAPIAGHVRDIMGSYVPAFQVSVLIMAIAFGFILLAKPPVHPSILKEEVALKRKVTQYV is encoded by the coding sequence ATGAAAATAAAAGCGATGAGCAGCGAGGGTTTTTATGGCTGGATAAACCTCTGTGTGCTCTTTCTATTTAACATGGTTTCAGGTTCGCTCCTGATTACCTTTGGCATCTATCTGCCCTTCTGGGTCAATGATTTCGCATGGAGCAGGGGTATTGTCTCAGGGGCGCAGTCCGCCAATATGATTATCATTGGGGTTGTTGCCCCGCTTGCAGGCCTTTTTATCATGAGGTTCGGAGGCAAAAAGGCGATAATCATAGGTAACCTCATAAATGTTTGCGGCCTCCTGTTGCTTGCCTTTTATAATGAGGAGTGGCAGCTCTATGTGGGGTATGGGCTCATGGTCGGGACAGGCTTCAGCCTGGGTGGTGTGCTAGCCATGAATACCATCATCAATAACTGGTTCAAAAAAAAGCTCTCCATTGCAGTGGGTATAGCAACTGCAGCTACAGGGGTTACAGGGATGATCATCGCACCCCTTGTGCTTTATCTTATTAACAGCATCGGTTGGAGGCATACCCTCCTGTTCATGGCTGCCATTGTAATGTTGTTCTGTGTAATCCTGCCCGCCCTTTTCGTAAAAAACAGGCCACATGATCTTGGACAGGTACCGGACGGATCGCGTAATAATGGCCAGGTTATAAAGCATGATACAAGCATAGGGAAAAAAAGCTATACAACCCCTGTGGATTTTACTGTAAAGGAGGCATTCAGGACAAAGACCCTGTGGCTTTTGATCGGTTTTTACACATTTCAGTACATGATAATGAATTGGTTTGTGACCCACCAGGTGACCTACATGTTTGATATAGGAATCTCATCCGGCCTGTCAGGGATATCAATAGGGGTAATGTCAACCGCCATGACAATAGCCCAGATCACAGCAGGCATGCTGGCTGTAAGGATAAATATGCAGTATATTACACTTGGCTCGATCACGACACTTATAGCCGGGCTGATTATTGCGCCGTATGCCTCATCATTTACAATCGTGCTGGTTTATTCAATACTTTTCGGGGTAGGCTTCGGGGTAAACTGCCTTGTACTGGTAAACATGATACCAAAATATTATGGCACATCCGAATACCCAAAGATAATGGGCTATATAACCCCGTTTAACACCATTATAGGGGGCGTTTCAGCGCCCATAGCGGGTCATGTGAGGGATATCATGGGCAGTTATGTCCCGGCGTTCCAGGTCTCTGTATTGATAATGGCGATTGCCTTTGGCTTTATACTCCTTGCAAAACCACCTGTCCACCCGTCCATATTAAAGGAAGAGGTGGCGCTAAAGAGAAAGGTTACGCAGTATGTGTAG
- a CDS encoding pyruvate carboxylase subunit B, with product MDNFLEKGPKNPIKIQDNTFRDGHQSLLATRMRTEDMLPIAERMDQVGFWAMEVWGGATFDTMHRFLGEDPFERLKTLKKYIKKTPFSMLLRGQNLVGYKNYADDVARLFVDKASEAGMDVFRVFDALNDFRNFETVVERIKANGKHFQGTICYSLTERRMGGEVFTLDYYLAKAKELQAMGADTLCFKDMAGIMSPFDIAKLVTELKKVITIPIHLHTHYTSGMGSMVYLEAIKAGVDIIDTCLAPFALRTSQPAVEPIVASLTGTTRDPGFDLDLLLDMGEHLEQVAPKYRDYLAKHRMSVIDSGVLQHQVPGGMISNLVSQLKDANALDRLAEVYKEVAEARKELGMPPLVTPTSQIVGTQAVLNVLQGRWKVMNYESMDLAMGYYGKTPIPVNPKIIEVATKRNKNRRPDGVIEDRVANHLEPELIKAKEKLGDLAKDDFDLLIYCLYPATGEKYLKWKYGIEKMPDSVKPKTLDDIRKEDEAMAAAIEQVCKISFK from the coding sequence ATGGATAATTTTCTGGAAAAAGGGCCTAAAAACCCGATAAAGATACAGGACAACACATTTAGAGACGGACACCAGTCCCTTCTTGCCACCAGGATGAGGACAGAAGACATGCTCCCTATAGCCGAAAGGATGGATCAGGTAGGTTTCTGGGCAATGGAGGTATGGGGTGGAGCTACATTTGACACCATGCACCGCTTCCTTGGTGAAGACCCATTTGAACGGCTGAAGACACTCAAGAAATATATAAAAAAGACCCCCTTCTCAATGCTCCTAAGGGGCCAGAACCTGGTCGGCTATAAAAACTATGCCGATGATGTTGCAAGGCTTTTTGTGGACAAGGCAAGCGAGGCAGGCATGGATGTCTTCAGGGTCTTTGATGCACTGAACGATTTCAGGAATTTTGAGACTGTTGTGGAAAGGATCAAGGCAAATGGAAAGCACTTTCAGGGCACCATCTGCTACAGCCTTACAGAAAGACGCATGGGAGGTGAGGTTTTCACCCTTGACTACTATCTTGCCAAAGCAAAGGAGCTACAGGCAATGGGCGCTGATACCCTCTGCTTCAAGGACATGGCAGGCATCATGTCCCCGTTTGATATAGCAAAGCTGGTTACAGAGCTTAAAAAGGTGATAACCATCCCGATCCATCTCCATACCCATTACACAAGCGGTATGGGCTCAATGGTTTATCTTGAGGCGATAAAGGCGGGTGTTGATATTATAGATACATGTCTTGCACCCTTTGCATTGAGGACATCCCAGCCTGCTGTGGAGCCGATAGTTGCATCTCTGACCGGCACAACAAGGGACCCCGGGTTTGACCTTGATCTCCTGCTTGATATGGGTGAACATTTGGAGCAGGTTGCGCCCAAATACAGGGATTACCTCGCAAAACACAGGATGTCTGTGATCGACTCAGGTGTTCTCCAGCACCAGGTGCCGGGCGGAATGATCTCAAACCTGGTAAGCCAGCTCAAGGATGCAAACGCACTTGACAGGCTAGCGGAGGTGTATAAAGAGGTTGCTGAGGCGCGAAAAGAGCTCGGCATGCCGCCCCTTGTCACACCAACAAGCCAGATTGTAGGCACGCAGGCGGTCTTGAATGTGCTTCAGGGGCGCTGGAAGGTGATGAATTATGAATCAATGGATCTTGCAATGGGTTATTATGGGAAGACACCAATCCCTGTTAATCCAAAGATCATTGAGGTAGCCACAAAAAGGAATAAAAACCGCAGGCCTGATGGTGTTATTGAGGACAGGGTGGCAAATCACCTTGAGCCTGAACTTATTAAGGCTAAAGAGAAGCTGGGTGACCTGGCAAAGGATGATTTTGATCTGCTGATATATTGTCTCTATCCTGCAACAGGTGAAAAATACCTGAAGTGGAAATACGGGATTGAGAAGATGCCCGACTCTGTAAAACCCAAGACCCTTGATGATATCAGAAAGGAAGATGAGGCAATGGCAGCAGCAATTGAACAGGTGTGCAAGATATCATTTAAATAA
- a CDS encoding fumarate hydratase: MQTGFSYDDMFQLGDDTTEYRLLTTDYVSTGSFEGKHIIKVESEGLTLLAQEAFRSVSHLLRKSHLEQVASILNDPDASNNDKYVALELIKNAVISAEGIFPMCQDTGTALIIGKKGQHIWTGYSDEEALSLGVYNAYTKNNLRYSQNTPLTMYEEKNTGCNLPAQIDISATQGDAYEFLLIAKGGGSSNKTFLFQETKAILKRDTLVEYLTEKLKNIGTSACPPYHAAFVIGGTSPEQTLKTVKLASAGYLDNLPITGSPGGRAFRDTDLEKKILECSRTIGLGAQFGGKYFCLDVRVIRLPRHGASCPVGLGVSCSAHRNIKAKITKDGIFLERLVTDPSVYLPVPASTVDDTVHIDLERPMAEIRATLSKYPVSTRLLLSGRMIVARDIAHAKLKERLDKGEGLLQYMKEHIIYYAGPAKTPEGYASGSFGPTTAGRMDQYVPLFQSHGASMIMLAKGNRSKTVTDSCKKYGGFYLGSIGGAAARLGRDCITKVEVIEYPELGMEAIYMITVKDFPAFILIDDKGNDFFEQLK, translated from the coding sequence ATGCAAACCGGGTTTTCCTATGATGATATGTTTCAGTTAGGAGATGATACAACTGAGTATCGTCTCCTCACAACTGATTATGTATCAACCGGCAGCTTTGAAGGTAAGCATATCATAAAAGTGGAATCCGAAGGTCTTACTTTGCTAGCACAAGAGGCATTCCGGAGTGTCTCACATTTATTAAGAAAATCCCACCTTGAACAGGTCGCAAGTATTCTGAATGATCCTGATGCATCGAATAATGATAAATATGTGGCCCTTGAGTTGATTAAAAATGCGGTGATCTCTGCTGAAGGTATATTCCCCATGTGCCAGGATACAGGCACTGCATTGATAATCGGTAAAAAGGGTCAGCATATCTGGACAGGTTATTCAGATGAAGAGGCTTTGTCACTGGGTGTTTATAATGCCTACACCAAAAACAACCTGCGTTATTCACAAAATACGCCCCTTACCATGTATGAAGAAAAAAACACAGGATGCAACCTGCCGGCCCAGATAGATATTTCCGCTACACAGGGTGATGCCTATGAATTCCTGTTAATTGCCAAGGGTGGCGGCTCTTCAAACAAGACATTTCTGTTCCAGGAGACAAAGGCAATATTAAAGAGGGATACCCTCGTAGAGTATTTAACAGAGAAGTTAAAAAACATTGGCACCTCTGCATGCCCGCCCTATCATGCTGCCTTTGTAATAGGCGGGACATCACCGGAACAGACACTCAAGACAGTAAAACTAGCATCTGCCGGATATCTGGATAATCTTCCTATAACCGGAAGCCCTGGCGGCAGGGCATTCAGGGACACTGATCTGGAAAAAAAGATACTTGAGTGTTCCAGAACAATCGGCCTTGGGGCACAGTTTGGAGGTAAATATTTCTGCCTTGATGTAAGGGTTATAAGGCTTCCAAGACACGGGGCATCATGCCCTGTTGGTTTAGGAGTAAGCTGTTCAGCTCACAGGAACATAAAGGCAAAGATCACAAAGGATGGCATCTTCCTTGAAAGGCTGGTTACAGACCCCAGCGTATACCTCCCGGTACCAGCAAGTACTGTTGACGATACGGTACACATTGATCTTGAAAGACCAATGGCAGAGATACGTGCGACCCTCTCAAAATACCCTGTTTCAACCCGCTTGCTTCTAAGCGGCAGGATGATTGTTGCAAGGGACATTGCCCATGCAAAACTCAAGGAAAGGCTTGATAAGGGTGAAGGGCTGTTGCAATACATGAAAGAGCATATCATCTATTATGCAGGCCCTGCAAAGACTCCAGAAGGTTATGCATCGGGTTCATTCGGACCCACAACCGCAGGCCGCATGGATCAATATGTGCCCCTGTTTCAGTCTCATGGCGCATCAATGATAATGCTTGCCAAGGGCAACCGTTCGAAAACCGTGACAGACTCATGTAAAAAATATGGCGGTTTTTACCTCGGTTCCATTGGCGGTGCAGCAGCAAGGCTCGGAAGAGACTGCATTACTAAGGTTGAGGTGATCGAATACCCTGAGCTTGGCATGGAGGCCATATACATGATTACAGTAAAAGACTTCCCTGCCTTTATATTAATCGATGACAAGGGAAATGATTTTTTTGAACAGCTTAAATAG
- a CDS encoding acyl-CoA dehydrogenase: MKKLLIDDRDQVFVLFEQLRMQGLFKNELYSDFDEETCRMILREAERLAANVMMPTYRETDTAGCTLKDGKVFVPEVFKELWRTWNEGGWRRIDLPREIGGQGLPLIIGMAANEYFEAGNLAFQTLAAMARGAAFLIARHGTKEQKEKYVEKILSGQWTGTMVLTESEAGSDVGATKTVAVPNDDGTYNITGNKTFITGGDNNLVENIIHLTLARVKGSPPGTRGLSLFLVPKYRVNRDGSIGELNDTKVISIEKKMGLKGSPTCQMVFGEEGNCTGELVGEINKGMAIFFTMMNESRLIAARHGASIAATAYLHALNYSKERLQGREMGASPDSPQAPIIRHPDVRRMLLMMKAYTEGIRALILYTTYCMDMELVTEDKDEKLKWAELTAFLTPVAKAYGSDMSFRVTEAAMQVYGGYGYMKDYPVEQFLRDEKVHSIFEGTNGIQSLDLLARKVVKGFPGLDKGLFNDIETFCEINRQHKELAKHIALLSNGLCSLREVTLFLTEKAKQDFKIMALFATQYMELFGDVITGWLLLWQAMIAHEKLQIMIQDSGLNGEAEVRRFTAENSEAAFYSGKVSSARYFSSNIVSLSTSKARAIIDGDTAAIEMAEEEF, translated from the coding sequence ATGAAAAAACTTTTAATTGATGACAGGGATCAGGTATTTGTCTTGTTTGAGCAGCTCAGGATGCAGGGGCTGTTTAAAAATGAACTTTATTCTGATTTTGATGAAGAGACCTGCAGAATGATCCTGAGGGAGGCGGAAAGACTGGCCGCAAATGTGATGATGCCGACCTACCGTGAAACAGATACTGCGGGCTGTACCTTGAAGGATGGTAAGGTTTTTGTCCCTGAAGTATTTAAAGAATTATGGCGGACTTGGAATGAGGGTGGATGGCGCAGGATTGACCTGCCCCGTGAGATAGGGGGGCAGGGGCTACCCCTTATAATAGGCATGGCGGCAAATGAATATTTTGAGGCGGGAAACCTTGCCTTCCAGACGCTTGCTGCCATGGCAAGAGGTGCGGCGTTTCTGATTGCAAGGCATGGCACAAAGGAACAGAAGGAAAAATATGTTGAGAAAATCCTCTCCGGGCAGTGGACAGGGACAATGGTGCTGACCGAATCAGAGGCAGGAAGCGATGTGGGGGCAACAAAAACAGTGGCTGTACCGAATGATGACGGCACATACAACATTACCGGAAATAAGACATTCATAACTGGCGGGGATAATAATCTGGTTGAAAACATTATTCACCTGACACTCGCCAGGGTAAAGGGTTCGCCCCCGGGTACGAGGGGGCTCTCTCTTTTTCTGGTGCCCAAGTACAGGGTTAACCGGGACGGATCAATTGGAGAACTGAATGATACAAAGGTTATATCAATAGAAAAAAAGATGGGTCTTAAAGGCTCTCCCACCTGTCAGATGGTATTCGGCGAGGAGGGTAATTGCACTGGTGAACTTGTTGGTGAAATCAATAAGGGCATGGCGATCTTTTTTACCATGATGAATGAATCAAGGCTCATAGCAGCGCGTCACGGTGCATCAATCGCTGCCACTGCATACCTCCATGCGCTTAACTACTCAAAGGAGAGGCTTCAGGGCAGGGAGATGGGCGCATCGCCTGATTCACCACAGGCCCCCATTATAAGGCACCCGGATGTGAGACGCATGCTCCTCATGATGAAGGCATATACTGAGGGCATAAGGGCGCTTATACTCTATACCACCTATTGCATGGACATGGAGCTTGTTACAGAGGATAAAGATGAAAAGCTAAAATGGGCGGAACTCACCGCCTTTTTAACCCCTGTTGCAAAGGCATATGGATCTGATATGAGCTTCAGGGTAACAGAGGCTGCCATGCAGGTGTATGGGGGATACGGGTACATGAAGGACTATCCTGTCGAGCAGTTTTTAAGGGACGAAAAGGTGCATTCCATCTTTGAAGGTACTAACGGTATCCAGTCTCTTGACCTTCTTGCAAGAAAGGTTGTAAAGGGTTTTCCCGGCCTTGATAAGGGGCTCTTCAATGATATTGAAACCTTTTGTGAAATAAACAGGCAGCATAAAGAGCTTGCAAAACATATCGCTCTTCTTTCGAATGGCCTTTGCTCACTCAGGGAGGTTACCCTCTTTTTAACTGAAAAGGCAAAACAGGATTTTAAGATAATGGCCCTTTTTGCCACACAGTACATGGAGCTATTTGGTGATGTTATAACCGGCTGGCTCCTTTTATGGCAGGCGATGATTGCCCATGAAAAACTTCAAATAATGATTCAGGATAGCGGGTTAAATGGAGAGGCAGAGGTGAGAAGGTTTACAGCAGAAAATAGTGAAGCTGCCTTTTACAGCGGGAAGGTCTCATCAGCGCGCTATTTCAGCAGCAATATAGTGAGCCTTTCTACATCAAAGGCCAGGGCGATAATTGATGGGGATACAGCAGCCATAGAAATGGCAGAGGAGGAGTTTTAA
- a CDS encoding SAM-dependent chlorinase/fluorinase, producing the protein MNRSGIITLLTDFGLSDAYVAMMKGVILSINRDAELIDITHSIRTGSVFQGAYILKEVFSCFPSGTVHVAVVDPGVGSNRRSIAVNAAGHFFTGPDNGIFWPVIEKYKDATIYELTENKFFLPQITSTFHGRDIFAPVAAHISLGLDIQKFGRVVSDPEKLEIPLPFKHENVLSGQIIRIDNFGNLITNITADALAGFLGNNEPVIHTGKIKIYGLNKIYSDRENGELLAIINSSNQLEIAVNMGKASDYIGKEPDDIIGTGVKVEKTG; encoded by the coding sequence ATGAATAGATCAGGCATCATTACCCTTTTAACCGATTTCGGCCTCTCTGATGCATATGTAGCCATGATGAAAGGGGTAATCCTTTCTATCAACAGAGATGCTGAACTGATTGACATTACCCACAGTATCAGGACCGGCTCTGTTTTTCAGGGGGCATATATTCTAAAAGAGGTCTTTTCCTGTTTTCCTTCAGGCACTGTCCATGTAGCGGTTGTTGACCCTGGTGTAGGCAGCAACAGGAGATCCATAGCGGTAAATGCTGCCGGACATTTTTTCACAGGCCCTGATAATGGTATCTTCTGGCCTGTGATAGAAAAGTATAAAGATGCAACGATTTATGAACTTACTGAAAATAAATTTTTCCTCCCTCAAATAACCAGCACCTTTCATGGCAGGGATATATTTGCCCCTGTGGCAGCCCATATCTCCCTCGGATTGGATATACAAAAGTTCGGAAGGGTTGTATCTGACCCCGAAAAACTGGAGATACCTCTCCCCTTTAAACATGAAAACGTCCTCTCCGGGCAAATAATACGTATTGATAATTTTGGGAACCTCATTACCAATATTACAGCAGATGCCCTTGCCGGTTTTCTGGGTAATAACGAGCCGGTAATACACACAGGTAAAATTAAGATATACGGGTTAAACAAAATCTATTCTGACAGGGAAAACGGCGAGCTTCTTGCCATTATAAACAGCTCCAATCAACTTGAGATCGCAGTAAATATGGGTAAGGCTTCAGACTACATCGGCAAGGAGCCGGATGATATCATCGGTACAGGTGTCAAGGTGGAAAAAACCGGTTAG